A window of the Euzebya pacifica genome harbors these coding sequences:
- a CDS encoding ABC transporter permease, translating into MSTPTAVASEVWQSRDLLRNLISKELKVRYKGSVLGFAWSLVTPLLMAAVFTVVFATFLRVPFGNGNFTVFFLAGYLVWQFFQNSVTASAGSIIGNGPLISKVYFPRELIPFSLVISQGVHLLLALLAVTPLILYYRGFHPQLLPAIVAALLLISVFTAGVSMLFGALTVKFRDLLELLQVMMMTWFYLTPVIYSIETIRGLENGERWVDVLRLNPMTWFAELFHTLLYGIALPIDPGDPTGGVPHPPPTIPDLATWLWCLGWAVFAFTVGYVVFRRSASSFVKEI; encoded by the coding sequence ATGAGCACTCCCACCGCTGTGGCCAGCGAGGTGTGGCAATCCCGTGACCTGCTGCGGAACCTGATCTCCAAGGAGCTCAAGGTTCGTTACAAGGGGTCGGTCCTGGGATTCGCCTGGTCCCTGGTCACCCCGCTCCTCATGGCCGCCGTCTTCACGGTGGTCTTCGCCACGTTCCTGCGTGTCCCGTTCGGCAACGGCAACTTCACGGTGTTCTTCCTCGCCGGCTACCTGGTGTGGCAGTTCTTCCAGAACTCCGTCACCGCGTCGGCCGGCTCGATCATCGGCAACGGCCCGCTGATCTCGAAGGTCTACTTCCCGCGCGAGCTGATCCCGTTCTCGTTGGTCATCTCCCAGGGGGTGCACCTGCTGCTGGCGCTGCTGGCCGTCACCCCGCTGATCCTGTACTACCGCGGCTTCCACCCGCAGCTGCTGCCCGCCATCGTGGCGGCGCTGCTGCTGATCAGCGTGTTCACCGCCGGCGTGTCGATGCTGTTCGGCGCCCTGACGGTGAAGTTCCGCGACCTGCTGGAGCTGCTGCAGGTCATGATGATGACGTGGTTCTACCTGACCCCCGTCATCTACTCCATCGAGACGATCCGGGGTCTCGAGAACGGCGAGCGGTGGGTCGACGTGCTCCGGTTGAACCCGATGACGTGGTTCGCCGAGCTGTTCCACACCCTGCTGTACGGCATCGCGCTGCCCATCGATCCGGGTGACCCCACCGGAGGGGTCCCACACCCGCCGCCGACGATCCCCGACCTCGCGACCTGGCTGTGGTGCCTCGGCTGGGCCGTGTTCGCGTTCACCGTCGGCTACGTGGTGTTCCGCCGCTCCGCCTCGAGCTTCGTGAAGGAGATCTGA
- a CDS encoding glycosyltransferase family 2 protein translates to MKVTACVVSYNTAEHLPGALESLLAQTHPDLHIVVVDNDSHDGSADVARRYGDVEVIANRTNNGFAGGANQGIARATDGAFFVLNPDVRLAPDHIANAVAAMQDNDRIAAVQGRLWRMSEADHAQPAMIDGHRMIDTTGHTAHTNRVFRNRGGGEPDDGRYDDPADIFGISGCAGLYRLDALHDVAVDGEVYDEDLFAFFEDVDLDWRLKARGWRTRYTPDATGLHERGGQFARRSRFVERLSYRNWFLVVLKNDDPVSLLRQGHLFAATTWLRTVDIAVTVPSAFALAVADDVRMAPAFLRKRAAIDARRTVDNADIVDEWFGDFDYRAWFAERFGRSTLGRKLHTTR, encoded by the coding sequence GTGAAGGTGACCGCCTGCGTGGTGTCCTACAACACCGCCGAGCACCTGCCGGGTGCGCTCGAGAGCCTGCTGGCCCAGACCCATCCGGACCTGCACATCGTCGTGGTCGACAACGACTCCCACGACGGCTCGGCCGACGTCGCCCGCCGCTACGGCGACGTCGAGGTCATCGCCAACCGCACCAACAACGGGTTCGCCGGCGGGGCCAACCAGGGGATCGCGAGGGCCACCGACGGCGCGTTCTTCGTCCTCAACCCCGACGTCCGACTGGCCCCCGACCACATCGCCAACGCCGTGGCCGCCATGCAGGACAACGACCGCATCGCGGCGGTCCAGGGACGCCTGTGGCGCATGAGCGAGGCCGACCACGCACAGCCGGCGATGATCGACGGCCACCGGATGATCGACACGACCGGCCACACCGCCCACACCAACCGGGTGTTCCGCAACCGTGGTGGTGGCGAACCCGACGACGGTCGCTACGACGACCCCGCCGACATCTTCGGCATCTCCGGCTGCGCCGGCCTGTACCGCCTCGATGCCCTCCACGACGTGGCCGTCGACGGTGAGGTCTACGACGAGGACCTCTTCGCCTTCTTCGAGGACGTCGACCTGGACTGGCGGCTGAAGGCCCGTGGGTGGCGCACGCGCTACACCCCCGACGCCACCGGCCTGCACGAACGCGGTGGCCAGTTCGCCCGTCGCTCGCGGTTCGTCGAACGGCTCAGCTACCGCAACTGGTTCCTCGTCGTGCTCAAGAACGACGACCCCGTGTCCCTGCTGCGCCAGGGCCACCTCTTCGCCGCCACCACGTGGCTGCGAACGGTGGACATCGCCGTCACCGTGCCGTCGGCGTTCGCCCTCGCCGTCGCCGATGACGTCCGCATGGCACCTGCGTTCCTGCGCAAGCGTGCCGCCATCGATGCCCGTCGCACCGTCGACAACGCCGACATCGTGGACGAGTGGTTCGGCGACTTCGACTACCGCGCATGGTTCGCCGAACGTTTCGGCAGGTCCACGCTCGGTCGCAAGCTGCACACCACCCGCTGA
- a CDS encoding WhiB family transcriptional regulator translates to MIGIEQLPWADDAKCLQAEPDTFFPEKGGSTREAKRICQMCTVKPECLEYALANEERFGIWGGMSERERRKLKRLAS, encoded by the coding sequence ATGATCGGCATCGAACAGCTGCCATGGGCGGACGACGCCAAGTGCCTTCAGGCCGAACCCGACACCTTCTTCCCCGAGAAGGGTGGGTCGACGCGAGAGGCCAAGCGGATCTGCCAGATGTGCACCGTGAAGCCCGAGTGCCTCGAGTACGCGCTGGCCAACGAGGAACGCTTCGGCATCTGGGGCGGAATGAGTGAACGGGAACGTCGCAAGCTCAAGCGACTGGCCTCCTGA
- a CDS encoding glycosyltransferase family 87 protein — MTDTRGGQTTQGLPRLLSWLPAPLHDPAQRPRLLGWFGVGMVVRLLIAPFTVSADMLAVYWRSHLIAYDGAVYSDYLVNMGAHYTHAMSLRILDPLLPSADVLWTDPWWWADGPALTPQVQRAFVDTDGIFGTLLALKLPYLAFDIAAGLLLLALVAHAAPKHISRAWAFWMLSPIGLYATYAFGRYEMFAVALVVAALWACERDHPWWGAVLLGLAITMRGYPIVLVPIFGLIVMRRPLPRIGWAALSLLPFALVMWTNTLLADTVGEFSRLRDYSTGSTFLAYTIPVDGVGPIYLFGLFAIGLYAVLIGRAYGWWGRGPVPIGELWIWLALFHFSMFALTTFSAHYFAWVTPFVALALARRPEWRGMLWLHLLQVGAVLALADLYGGPGTTWGLLQPLQPDVVDAVPNLREALLTSPGLVEQLAGALRTAFIALMALTCWPLVTSLRATSAPVAAGSAAVGTQAAHGKDESADQREQPEDREDRLGQQPAAR; from the coding sequence ATGACCGACACGAGGGGCGGGCAGACGACGCAGGGCCTGCCCCGCCTGCTGTCGTGGCTGCCGGCCCCGCTGCACGACCCAGCCCAGCGGCCACGCCTGCTCGGCTGGTTCGGGGTCGGCATGGTCGTGCGCCTGCTGATCGCGCCGTTCACCGTCAGCGCCGACATGCTGGCGGTCTACTGGCGCAGCCACCTCATCGCCTACGACGGTGCGGTCTACAGCGACTACCTCGTCAACATGGGTGCGCACTACACCCACGCGATGTCCCTGCGGATCCTCGACCCGTTGCTGCCGTCCGCCGACGTCCTGTGGACCGACCCGTGGTGGTGGGCCGACGGGCCGGCGCTCACCCCGCAGGTCCAGCGGGCGTTCGTCGACACCGACGGCATCTTCGGCACCCTGCTGGCGCTGAAGCTGCCCTACCTGGCCTTCGACATCGCGGCTGGCCTGCTGCTCCTCGCGCTCGTCGCCCACGCCGCCCCCAAGCACATCAGCCGGGCGTGGGCGTTCTGGATGCTCTCGCCCATCGGCCTGTACGCCACCTACGCCTTCGGCCGCTACGAGATGTTCGCCGTGGCGCTGGTCGTCGCGGCGCTGTGGGCCTGCGAGCGGGACCACCCGTGGTGGGGAGCGGTGCTGCTGGGGCTGGCCATCACGATGCGCGGCTATCCGATCGTGCTGGTCCCCATCTTCGGGCTGATCGTGATGCGTCGTCCGTTGCCCCGCATCGGCTGGGCGGCCCTGTCGCTGCTGCCGTTCGCGCTGGTCATGTGGACCAACACGTTGCTGGCCGACACGGTCGGGGAGTTCTCGCGGCTGCGCGACTACTCCACCGGTTCCACGTTCCTCGCCTACACCATCCCCGTCGACGGGGTCGGACCGATCTACCTCTTCGGGTTGTTCGCGATCGGCCTGTACGCCGTCCTGATCGGTCGGGCGTACGGCTGGTGGGGGAGGGGACCGGTCCCCATCGGGGAGCTGTGGATCTGGCTGGCGCTGTTCCACTTCAGCATGTTCGCCCTGACCACGTTCAGCGCCCACTACTTCGCCTGGGTCACCCCGTTCGTCGCCCTCGCGCTCGCCCGACGGCCCGAGTGGCGCGGGATGTTGTGGCTGCACCTGCTGCAGGTCGGCGCGGTCCTCGCCTTGGCGGACCTCTACGGCGGCCCGGGCACGACCTGGGGCCTGCTGCAGCCGCTGCAGCCCGACGTCGTCGATGCCGTCCCCAACCTGCGCGAGGCGTTGTTGACCTCCCCCGGGCTGGTCGAGCAGCTCGCCGGCGCGCTGCGCACCGCCTTCATCGCGCTGATGGCGCTGACCTGCTGGCCGCTGGTCACCAGCTTGCGGGCGACCAGCGCGCCGGTGGCGGCCGGATCAGCCGCGGTGGGGACGCAGGCCGCGCACGGCAAGGACGAGTCCGCCGACCAACGCGAGCAGCCAGAGGATCGCGAAGATCGGCTCGGCCAGCAGCCGGCTGCCCGCTGA
- a CDS encoding cell wall-binding repeat-containing protein: MNTSSWSQVAGHPRVRALVALVVAALTAAALVAAPTPAEAASSYDNVTQVLVDNFVDAAVEVAAARTPLGTDTVVLATAANFPDGLTASAVAGDVDGPVLFVETDSLPDATAAEIDRLLDAGDTVYVMGGPSAISNAVTDELSDYTVQRVEGPTRLETAIAAADLVGVPSDGTVLLARAFGPDGAGTTSDRTTGWVDAISCGAYAAANEIPIYLTETDRLSDATAAAIEASSATDVIICGGTAAVNTTVSDALRALGLQVDRVEGPTRVETAIDAAQQLFGFTSAGGHEFTVINGYGENFGYGLAAAPLGDPILMVGTSEPTDCNDATQPSRETLCYLGTGTSTTPANLLVMGDETVIRDTVSNAVGEAAGGEETDDPSQFPALPAPDDVDAVDDIDDDGTRATVTWDEVADPNDILLGYNVYVDGEKQGTSTPTVAGDIETYMLSDLTAEEEVTVTVTTLDAAERESDPSAGATVTPTDEVPAALGAFDANAGNGEVTLSWERGPADTAEYVLSRSTNATCPGGTYAEVETITDERRTTYVDGDVTNAMTYCYQLVVVDEADQESDPANAGPVTPNVGTPQVSIQYPSSDDTVYYGPDLVVEYTVTDTDTDPEDLKATWQVSYDGGAGPYVDMVNGTNVAVDFVEADDDGKATFVARMCPVNDSTSTNCIRDAVDSNLRLRVNVTDGTTTERAFTPDLDLVRNPPPVEGLAVTDAAGQVNLEWERVPVPSTLVSGYRIERAEVRVQSDDEDAGVEVCDLAVQYDDVQGSPVPQPASGATVTFTDPTVDEEDGLSDFVYCYRVYTVRATPTLESPSRLGAGNPLETAGVGVTITDPANNGSLDTGTRETISYKLDIPDGQTVSSVSLYYCVDYGRANPLADPACQDSGGFTQITAANGLVGTPSTADGTNSVQWDVPASINQGDTEEGAIEVRTSGGNGRVIGILFV, encoded by the coding sequence GTGAACACATCGTCATGGTCGCAAGTCGCTGGCCACCCCCGGGTGAGGGCGCTCGTCGCCCTTGTCGTCGCCGCGCTCACCGCAGCCGCGTTGGTCGCCGCGCCGACACCTGCAGAGGCCGCGTCGAGCTACGACAACGTCACCCAGGTCCTCGTCGACAACTTCGTGGACGCCGCCGTGGAGGTCGCCGCGGCCCGCACCCCGTTGGGCACCGACACGGTCGTCCTTGCCACCGCGGCCAACTTCCCCGACGGGCTGACCGCCTCCGCAGTCGCGGGCGACGTCGACGGGCCGGTGCTGTTCGTCGAGACCGACTCGCTGCCCGACGCCACCGCCGCGGAGATCGACCGGCTGCTCGACGCCGGCGACACCGTCTACGTCATGGGCGGCCCCTCCGCGATCAGCAACGCGGTCACCGACGAGCTGTCGGACTACACCGTCCAGCGGGTGGAGGGTCCGACCCGCCTGGAGACCGCCATCGCCGCGGCCGACCTGGTCGGCGTCCCCAGCGACGGCACCGTCCTGCTGGCCCGCGCCTTCGGCCCCGACGGTGCCGGCACCACGTCGGACCGCACCACCGGCTGGGTCGACGCGATCAGCTGCGGGGCCTACGCCGCCGCCAACGAGATCCCGATCTACCTGACCGAGACCGACCGGCTGAGCGACGCAACCGCCGCGGCGATCGAGGCCTCCAGCGCCACCGACGTGATCATCTGCGGTGGCACGGCCGCCGTGAACACCACCGTGTCGGACGCGCTGCGCGCGCTCGGCCTCCAGGTCGACCGCGTGGAGGGCCCCACCCGCGTGGAGACCGCCATCGACGCCGCGCAGCAGCTGTTCGGCTTCACCAGCGCCGGCGGCCACGAGTTCACCGTCATCAACGGCTACGGCGAGAACTTCGGCTACGGGCTGGCCGCCGCTCCCCTCGGTGACCCGATCCTGATGGTCGGCACCTCCGAGCCGACGGACTGCAACGACGCCACCCAGCCGTCCCGCGAGACCCTGTGCTACCTCGGCACCGGCACCAGCACCACCCCGGCGAACCTGCTGGTCATGGGTGACGAGACCGTCATCCGCGACACCGTCTCCAACGCCGTGGGCGAGGCCGCCGGTGGCGAGGAGACCGACGATCCCAGCCAGTTCCCCGCCCTCCCCGCCCCCGACGACGTCGACGCGGTCGACGACATCGACGACGACGGCACCCGCGCGACCGTGACGTGGGACGAGGTCGCCGACCCCAACGACATCCTCCTCGGCTACAACGTCTACGTCGACGGCGAGAAGCAGGGGACGTCCACCCCGACCGTCGCCGGCGACATCGAGACCTACATGCTGTCCGACCTCACCGCCGAGGAGGAGGTCACCGTCACCGTGACCACCCTCGACGCCGCCGAGCGCGAGTCCGATCCGTCCGCCGGCGCCACGGTCACCCCGACCGACGAGGTCCCCGCTGCCCTGGGTGCCTTCGACGCCAACGCCGGAAACGGCGAGGTCACCCTCTCGTGGGAGCGCGGGCCGGCCGACACCGCCGAGTACGTGCTGTCACGCAGCACCAACGCGACCTGCCCCGGCGGCACGTACGCCGAGGTGGAAACCATCACCGACGAGCGTCGAACCACCTACGTCGACGGTGACGTCACCAACGCCATGACCTACTGCTACCAGCTGGTCGTGGTGGACGAGGCCGACCAGGAGAGCGACCCCGCCAACGCCGGTCCGGTCACCCCCAACGTGGGCACCCCACAGGTCTCCATCCAGTACCCCTCCAGCGACGACACCGTGTACTACGGGCCGGATCTCGTCGTGGAGTACACCGTCACCGACACCGACACCGATCCGGAGGACCTCAAGGCCACCTGGCAGGTGTCCTACGACGGCGGCGCCGGTCCCTACGTCGACATGGTCAACGGCACCAACGTCGCCGTGGACTTCGTGGAGGCCGACGACGACGGCAAGGCCACGTTCGTGGCCCGCATGTGCCCGGTCAACGACAGCACCTCCACCAACTGCATCCGCGACGCCGTGGACAGCAACCTCCGCCTTCGAGTCAACGTGACGGACGGCACGACCACGGAGCGGGCCTTCACGCCCGACCTCGACCTCGTGCGCAACCCCCCGCCCGTCGAGGGGCTTGCCGTGACCGACGCCGCCGGCCAGGTCAACCTGGAGTGGGAACGCGTCCCCGTACCCTCGACCCTCGTGTCCGGCTACCGCATCGAGCGGGCCGAGGTCCGTGTCCAGTCCGATGACGAGGACGCGGGCGTGGAGGTCTGCGACCTGGCGGTGCAGTACGACGACGTGCAGGGCAGCCCGGTCCCGCAGCCCGCGAGCGGTGCCACGGTGACGTTCACCGACCCGACGGTCGACGAGGAAGACGGGCTGTCGGACTTCGTGTACTGCTACCGCGTGTACACGGTGCGGGCGACCCCGACGCTGGAGAGCCCCAGCCGCCTGGGTGCGGGCAACCCGCTGGAGACCGCCGGAGTGGGCGTCACCATCACCGATCCGGCCAACAACGGCAGCCTCGACACCGGCACCCGCGAGACCATCAGCTACAAGCTGGACATCCCCGACGGGCAGACGGTCAGCAGCGTCTCGCTGTACTACTGCGTCGACTACGGCCGCGCCAACCCGCTGGCCGACCCGGCCTGTCAGGACTCGGGCGGGTTCACCCAGATCACGGCCGCCAACGGCCTGGTCGGGACCCCCTCGACGGCCGACGGCACCAACAGCGTCCAGTGGGACGTGCCAGCCAGCATCAACCAGGGCGACACCGAGGAAGGCGCCATCGAGGTGCGCACCAGCGGCGGCAACGGACGGGTCATCGGGATCCTGTTCGTCTGA
- a CDS encoding cell wall-binding repeat-containing protein gives MHTHSARPALSPPAGHTSPPGPTRPAGIDRRLFLGGLLGGVATLALPASAARAATAVRAGTDPMAVMVQRINDYRVSNGRPPLPLDHQLSAVAQSWSEHQRNRSSMAHNGNRMAQYGWAVESDGEIVATASATGEDAAQLANRCVDGWIGSSGHRAIMLGDWTDMGLGWAVTSSGRLYATGNFVRTPLPSAGQEALTQSRELIGDGSAGRAVVVRGDLAADALAASGLIDGNTPLLMTRPDQPLPAWLLDELRRVLGGSGTVHLVGGALHGDIDGQIRSIGADPVRLRGSSRYETAAMVAHEVGSLRGTPWRVFLANGDGWADAVAAGAFAARFGTPVVLTPRGSLHGAARSVLDRWPEADRVVVGGELMIEKSVARAAGAWRLTGTDRADTGGRVMLDAWSTRAEPGSALVVSPGWTADGWATGLATTTFSARHSAPLLFAGSGMPGPVADAVRQAGFGPGAPAALRFVRNVPQAARDEFVAATT, from the coding sequence ATGCACACCCATTCCGCTCGGCCGGCGCTGTCACCGCCTGCCGGCCACACCAGCCCGCCCGGTCCCACCCGACCGGCCGGCATCGACCGACGCCTGTTCCTGGGCGGACTCCTCGGCGGCGTCGCCACGTTGGCGCTGCCCGCCAGCGCCGCACGCGCCGCGACGGCCGTCCGCGCCGGCACCGATCCGATGGCGGTCATGGTCCAGCGGATCAACGACTACCGGGTGTCCAACGGGCGCCCTCCGCTGCCGCTGGACCACCAGCTGTCCGCGGTCGCCCAGTCGTGGAGCGAACACCAGCGCAACCGCAGCTCGATGGCCCACAACGGCAACCGCATGGCCCAGTACGGCTGGGCCGTGGAGTCCGACGGCGAGATCGTCGCCACCGCCTCGGCCACCGGCGAGGACGCGGCCCAGCTGGCCAACCGGTGCGTCGACGGCTGGATCGGCTCCTCCGGTCACCGGGCGATCATGCTCGGCGACTGGACCGACATGGGGCTGGGCTGGGCGGTCACGTCAAGCGGCCGCCTGTACGCCACCGGCAACTTCGTCCGCACACCGCTTCCCTCGGCCGGTCAGGAGGCGCTCACGCAGTCCCGCGAGCTGATCGGCGACGGCAGCGCCGGCCGCGCGGTGGTGGTCCGTGGTGACCTCGCCGCCGACGCGCTGGCTGCGTCCGGGTTGATCGACGGCAACACCCCGCTGCTGATGACCCGCCCCGACCAGCCCCTGCCCGCCTGGCTCCTCGACGAGCTGCGGCGGGTCCTCGGCGGCAGCGGCACGGTCCACCTCGTCGGTGGGGCGCTGCACGGCGACATCGACGGACAGATCCGCAGCATCGGCGCCGACCCCGTGCGGCTGCGCGGCAGCTCGCGCTACGAGACCGCCGCGATGGTTGCCCACGAGGTCGGCTCGCTGCGGGGCACGCCCTGGCGTGTCTTCCTCGCCAACGGCGACGGCTGGGCCGATGCCGTGGCGGCCGGCGCGTTCGCTGCCCGGTTCGGGACCCCTGTCGTGCTGACCCCCCGGGGGTCGCTGCACGGTGCGGCGCGAAGCGTGCTGGACCGCTGGCCCGAGGCCGACCGGGTGGTCGTCGGCGGCGAGCTGATGATCGAGAAGTCCGTGGCGCGGGCCGCCGGCGCATGGCGCCTGACCGGTACCGACCGCGCGGACACCGGTGGTCGGGTCATGCTGGACGCCTGGTCGACCCGTGCCGAGCCCGGTTCCGCGCTGGTCGTCAGCCCCGGCTGGACCGCGGACGGCTGGGCCACGGGCCTTGCGACCACGACGTTCTCGGCCCGGCACTCCGCCCCGCTGCTGTTCGCCGGCTCCGGCATGCCCGGTCCGGTGGCCGACGCGGTGCGCCAGGCCGGCTTCGGCCCCGGCGCCCCGGCCGCCCTGCGGTTCGTCCGCAACGTCCCCCAGGCCGCCCGCGACGAGTTCGTCGCCGCCACCACCTGA
- a CDS encoding polysaccharide ABC transporter ATP-binding protein, whose amino-acid sequence MARTPAIRVDGLHEIFKIYDEAPPGIKERLTSFRRAHYKEFHALDGVTLDIMPGERVGLIGHNGSGKSTLLKCMARILPADRGTVEVNGRIATLLELGAGFSPELTGRENMYLNGSILGLSRAQVNESFDRIVDFAGVRDFIDTPVKNYSSGMYVRLGFAIAVHVDPDILLVDEVLAVGDQTFQERSLSRMQAFADAGKTVVLVSHDLGSIESLCDRVILLEAGKVVFDGPSAQALAEYQRRLAAGHGATLEVPDLPELSPHAKEGEEEDDEDVVDPLTHAVTIDDVSLEVLDDAADSIVGEGIDTTAPVARPGSRARLVVTATPTEQLVGDGGLYVRVAVRRPDLNTTLYESRTSYRVQYVAPPPPGASFTATVQLSLNVLSGTYLFDVEIGNAETEAVHAVADSAARVVVHGDPWDVGIAPLDMRFDLDNPEGVWPPDSEPPAIAEGGPREHPNPLWRPGQDAPTARVDARTSHPADEAAR is encoded by the coding sequence ATGGCACGCACCCCCGCCATCCGGGTGGACGGCCTCCACGAGATCTTCAAGATCTACGACGAGGCGCCCCCGGGTATCAAGGAGCGGCTGACCAGCTTCCGCCGCGCCCACTACAAGGAGTTCCACGCCCTCGACGGCGTCACCCTGGACATCATGCCGGGCGAGCGGGTCGGCCTGATCGGCCACAACGGCTCGGGCAAGTCCACCCTCCTCAAGTGCATGGCACGGATCCTGCCCGCCGATCGCGGGACCGTGGAGGTCAACGGCCGCATCGCCACCCTCCTGGAGCTCGGTGCCGGGTTCAGCCCCGAGCTGACCGGCCGCGAGAACATGTACCTCAACGGCTCGATCCTCGGACTGTCCCGGGCACAGGTGAACGAGAGCTTCGACCGCATCGTCGACTTCGCGGGGGTCCGCGACTTCATCGACACGCCGGTCAAGAACTACTCGTCGGGCATGTACGTCCGCCTCGGCTTCGCGATCGCCGTGCACGTCGACCCCGACATCCTGCTGGTCGACGAGGTGCTCGCCGTCGGTGACCAGACCTTCCAGGAACGGTCGCTGTCGCGCATGCAGGCCTTCGCCGACGCCGGCAAGACCGTGGTGCTGGTCAGCCACGACCTCGGGTCCATCGAGTCGCTGTGCGACCGCGTCATCCTGCTGGAAGCCGGGAAGGTCGTCTTCGACGGCCCGTCGGCGCAGGCCTTGGCGGAGTACCAGCGCCGGTTGGCCGCCGGCCACGGCGCCACCCTGGAGGTGCCCGACCTCCCCGAGCTGTCCCCCCACGCCAAGGAGGGGGAGGAGGAAGACGACGAGGACGTCGTCGACCCGCTGACCCACGCGGTGACGATCGACGACGTGTCGCTGGAGGTCCTCGACGACGCCGCGGACTCCATCGTCGGTGAGGGCATCGACACCACCGCCCCGGTCGCCCGGCCCGGCAGCCGTGCCCGTCTCGTGGTCACGGCCACGCCGACCGAGCAGCTCGTCGGCGACGGGGGCCTGTACGTCCGCGTGGCGGTCCGCCGTCCCGACCTGAACACCACGCTGTACGAGTCCCGGACGTCCTACCGCGTGCAGTACGTCGCCCCGCCCCCTCCGGGGGCATCCTTCACCGCCACCGTCCAGCTGTCGCTCAACGTGCTGTCGGGGACCTACCTGTTCGACGTCGAGATCGGCAACGCCGAGACCGAAGCGGTGCACGCCGTGGCCGACAGCGCCGCGCGGGTCGTCGTGCACGGCGACCCGTGGGACGTCGGGATCGCGCCGCTCGACATGCGCTTCGACCTCGACAACCCCGAGGGTGTCTGGCCACCGGACAGCGAACCACCGGCGATCGCCGAGGGGGGACCACGCGAGCATCCGAACCCGCTGTGGCGGCCCGGCCAGGACGCCCCCACGGCCCGGGTCGACGCCCGCACGTCGCACCCGGCAGACGAGGCCGCTCGGTGA
- a CDS encoding DUF6212 domain-containing protein — translation MPSPRSCFACLAVVAMLLTTGCARTGGEPFQPTHNGPLPLEEGATVAQTINPAGDAISGLDVQVATYAAPADPGGALTLALRDPDTGRRIARTSVPGSDLADTTWVAIRFDEPVDVPDVVLAELSWEGATPLALWANTPASPQVRSAGVPNDPYEDGELVVDGLPRTGDLAFRVRGAAGPSTALAQLGEVVASAGSRLLAEPIFAILWLLALVGGLVLAVRGLRPHRG, via the coding sequence ATGCCCTCCCCTCGTTCCTGCTTCGCATGCCTCGCGGTCGTGGCCATGCTGCTGACGACGGGCTGCGCACGGACCGGGGGCGAGCCGTTCCAGCCCACCCACAACGGTCCGTTGCCGTTGGAGGAGGGGGCGACGGTTGCGCAGACGATCAACCCGGCGGGCGACGCCATCAGCGGGTTGGACGTGCAGGTCGCGACCTACGCTGCTCCAGCCGACCCGGGCGGCGCCCTGACGCTGGCCCTGCGTGACCCCGACACCGGGCGGCGCATCGCGCGAACCTCCGTCCCCGGCAGCGACCTGGCCGACACGACGTGGGTGGCCATCCGGTTCGACGAGCCCGTCGACGTGCCCGATGTCGTCCTTGCCGAGCTGTCGTGGGAGGGCGCGACACCTCTGGCGCTGTGGGCCAACACCCCGGCGAGCCCCCAGGTCAGGTCGGCGGGCGTGCCCAACGACCCCTACGAGGACGGCGAGCTGGTCGTCGACGGCCTGCCGCGCACCGGCGACCTCGCGTTCCGCGTGCGTGGGGCGGCCGGCCCCTCGACTGCGCTGGCCCAGCTCGGCGAGGTCGTCGCCTCAGCGGGCAGCCGGCTGCTGGCCGAGCCGATCTTCGCGATCCTCTGGCTGCTCGCGTTGGTCGGCGGACTCGTCCTTGCCGTGCGCGGCCTGCGTCCCCACCGCGGCTGA